The Vespa velutina chromosome 4, iVesVel2.1, whole genome shotgun sequence genome has a window encoding:
- the LOC124948483 gene encoding LOW QUALITY PROTEIN: methionine aminopeptidase 2-like (The sequence of the model RefSeq protein was modified relative to this genomic sequence to represent the inferred CDS: substituted 1 base at 1 genomic stop codon): MTIHGHDSDGDDDDDDDDDDGGIGDGDSDDSGGGDIYIYIYIYIYIYKRKKKKRKEKEKKKKKEEEFNFDXIFLLLF, from the exons ATGACGATACATGGTCATGATAGCGacggtgatgatgatgatgatgatgatgatgatgacggtGGTATTGGTGATGGTGATAGCGatgatagtggtggtggtg atatatatatatatatatatatatatatatatatatat aaaaggaaaaaaaagaaaagaaaagaaaaagaaaagaaaaagaaaaaggaagaagaattcaattttgattgaatttttctccttttattt